Proteins found in one Xenopus laevis strain J_2021 chromosome 1L, Xenopus_laevis_v10.1, whole genome shotgun sequence genomic segment:
- the atoh1.L gene encoding protein atonal homolog 1, with protein MARLLHGAATAADWCELKELPSEAGLLARDYLLDSSDPRAWLSATSLQSRPEYVLHPPGRAHKVRELCKLKGLRDDDDEEEDDEEEEERSEGLCRHRGPPGKGPGGVQKQRRLAANARERRRMHGLNHAFDQLRNVIPSFNNDKKLSKYETLQMAQIYINALSDLLQAPPDSRDPPCPPTYQLHSGPEPRLGQSGSCMRFSGDFPGQSPLSFQFQEGAALSQKGIGSAPSSSSGEDSKTSPRSHRSDGEFSPHSHYSDSDETS; from the coding sequence ATGGCCCGTCTGCTACACGGCGCTGCTACTGCCGCTGACTGGTGCGAGCTGAAGGAGCTTCCATCCGAGGCCGGGCTCTTGGCCAGAGATTACCTACTAGACAGCAGCGACCCCCGCGCCTGGCTCTCCGCCACTTCCCTGCAAAGTCGCCCTGAGTACGTGCTGCACCCCCCGGGCCGGGCGCACAAGGTGCGGGAACTGTGCAAACTGAAGGGGCTgcgggatgatgatgatgaggaggaggatgatgaggaggaggaagagagatCCGAGGGGCTGTGCAGACACAGGGGTCCCCCTGGCAAGGGCCCTGGTGGGGTTCAGAAGCAGAGGAGACTGGCAGCCAATgccagggagaggaggaggatgcACGGGCTCAATCATGCCTTCGATCAGCTCCGTAATGTCATCCCTTCCTTCAATAACGACAAGAAACTCTCCAAATACGAGACCCTGCAGATGGCTCAGATCTACATCAACGCCCTGTCCGACCTGCTGCAGGCGCCCCCCGACTCCAGAGATCCCCCCTGCCCGCCCACCTACCAACTGCATTCGGGGCCAGAGCCCAGGTTAGGCCAGTCTGGCAGCTGCATGAGATTCTCCGGAGACTTCCCCGGACAGTCCCCTCTCAGCTTCCAATTCCAGGAGGGAGCTGCTCTTTCCCAGAAGGGAATAGGATCTGCCCCATCTTCATCTTCGGGAGAAGACAGCAAGACATCGCCAAGATCTCATCGGAGTGACGGCGAATTCTCCCCTCATTCGCACTACAGCGATTCAGACGAGACCAGTTAG